One segment of Fimbriiglobus ruber DNA contains the following:
- a CDS encoding M28 family peptidase, with the protein MHTRSFAAAFGAALTVIPLLANPLPAAELSPAAEQIKKDIYYLAGDECQGRGVETKGILKAGEYIADTFKKAGLKPAGKDGTYFQPFTISGAAQLGEPNKLTLVGRNKQKKGEIEFKYGSDFTVCSLAANGKLQATDVAFAGYGITAKDLKYDDYAGADVKGKFVVLLRRTPRADDKKRPFDPSPQSQYAALATKVQNAVAHEAAGVLFVNDTGYAKDGDPLMDFRYAGGQPSGIPVLHIKRAVAEKLLADTKTTLPEIEKAIDEKLKPQTIDLPDWAVATEVTVDRVKFPVRNIVAVSEGTGPLADETVVIGAHYDHLGMGEGGSLGGPGAKGKVHYGADDNGSGTTGLLELARRFGARTGRVGRRVVFVAFSGEERGLFGSIHYCKEPPFPLEKTVFMLNMDMIGRVVKVEDDAVLAKAASVVGTAAALLPGAVVPRDRVVVYGTGTAPGLDALVTRVNETLGFKIIRVPGGSGPSDHDSFYRKHVPVLFFFTGTHRDYHRPTDTPDKINLEGLNKIVDMVDACATYFASSPEKPKYQTTAGGWSDPTEDRPRASRPPAPKLGIMPGNYEAKEGGVLVEDLSPDGAAEKAGVKPQDVIISIAGKPVKNIETYMSVMASQKPGVEIEVIVLRKDQKVPIKVKPQ; encoded by the coding sequence ATGCACACGCGCTCGTTCGCGGCCGCCTTCGGGGCCGCCCTGACCGTCATCCCTCTCCTCGCGAATCCCCTCCCGGCCGCCGAACTCTCTCCGGCCGCCGAACAAATCAAGAAAGACATCTACTACCTCGCCGGCGACGAGTGCCAGGGCCGGGGGGTCGAGACCAAAGGCATCCTGAAAGCCGGCGAGTACATCGCCGACACGTTCAAAAAGGCCGGACTCAAACCGGCCGGCAAGGACGGGACGTACTTCCAACCGTTCACGATCTCCGGAGCGGCGCAACTCGGGGAGCCGAACAAGCTCACGCTCGTCGGCCGGAACAAGCAAAAAAAAGGGGAGATCGAATTTAAATACGGGAGCGATTTCACGGTCTGCAGCCTGGCCGCGAACGGGAAGTTGCAGGCGACCGATGTCGCGTTCGCCGGGTACGGGATCACGGCCAAGGATTTGAAGTACGACGATTACGCCGGGGCTGACGTGAAGGGGAAATTCGTCGTCCTCCTCCGCCGCACCCCGCGGGCCGACGACAAGAAGCGGCCGTTCGACCCGAGCCCGCAGAGCCAGTACGCCGCCCTCGCGACCAAGGTCCAGAACGCCGTCGCCCACGAGGCCGCCGGGGTTCTGTTCGTGAACGACACCGGGTACGCGAAAGACGGCGACCCGCTCATGGACTTCCGGTACGCCGGCGGCCAGCCGTCCGGCATCCCCGTCCTCCACATCAAGCGGGCGGTGGCCGAAAAGCTTCTGGCGGACACGAAGACGACCCTGCCCGAGATCGAAAAGGCGATCGACGAGAAGCTGAAGCCGCAAACGATCGATTTACCCGATTGGGCGGTGGCCACCGAGGTGACCGTGGATCGGGTCAAGTTCCCGGTGCGGAACATCGTCGCGGTGTCCGAGGGGACCGGGCCGCTGGCGGACGAGACGGTGGTGATCGGGGCCCACTACGACCACCTCGGGATGGGCGAGGGCGGCAGCCTCGGCGGGCCGGGCGCCAAGGGCAAGGTCCACTACGGGGCGGACGACAACGGGTCCGGCACGACCGGCCTGCTGGAACTGGCCCGGCGGTTCGGGGCGCGGACCGGGCGGGTCGGCCGACGGGTCGTGTTCGTCGCCTTCTCGGGCGAGGAGCGGGGCCTGTTCGGGTCGATCCACTACTGCAAGGAGCCGCCGTTCCCGCTGGAGAAGACCGTTTTCATGTTGAACATGGACATGATCGGTCGGGTCGTGAAGGTCGAGGACGACGCGGTTCTCGCCAAGGCGGCGTCGGTCGTCGGGACGGCCGCCGCGCTCCTGCCGGGCGCCGTGGTGCCCCGCGACCGGGTGGTGGTCTACGGGACCGGCACCGCCCCAGGCCTCGACGCCCTGGTGACGCGGGTGAACGAGACGCTCGGGTTCAAGATCATCCGCGTCCCCGGCGGCAGCGGCCCGAGCGACCACGACTCGTTTTACCGCAAGCACGTCCCGGTCCTGTTCTTCTTCACCGGCACCCACCGGGACTACCACCGGCCGACCGACACGCCGGACAAGATCAACCTGGAAGGGCTGAACAAGATCGTGGACATGGTCGACGCTTGCGCGACGTATTTTGCTTCCTCCCCCGAGAAGCCGAAGTACCAGACCACGGCCGGCGGTTGGTCGGACCCGACCGAAGACCGACCCCGGGCGAGCCGCCCGCCGGCCCCCAAGCTGGGCATCATGCCGGGCAACTACGAGGCCAAGGAGGGGGGCGTCCTGGTCGAAGACCTGTCCCCCGACGGGGCGGCCGAGAAGGCCGGGGTGAAGCCGCAGGACGTGATTATCTCGATCGCCGGCAAGCCGGTGAAGAACATCGAGACGTACATGTCCGTGATGGCGAGCCAGAAGCCCGGGGTCGAGATCGAGGTGATTGTCCTGCGCAAAGACCAGAAGGTGCCGATCAAGGTCAAGCCGCAGTAA
- a CDS encoding AAA family ATPase, whose translation MIRRIRIQNYRSLIDVDVKLEPLTVLIGKSGTGKSNFVRALRCLRDYLITNTIPDWSSTRPAWKINSPLTFEIDLFVSNRNVSYILSLAINGSSASQGIRLIREKLTVDDNIIFFQDGDRWIVRPKQDVYASIGTACLRTLTGVREATVAFLALSRGIGCYDFPGTVLESGKYPNIPDALLRQAVSESRLGYWDDGQNHVAAASSMFDDLDRIADWSAITSTMSSLNGEVKSLDLEPPARKNIRVGYEIAGKSLSIDVSEESEGFRRYLAHLLALYQTPTKQTVIFEHPESGIHPGALETLFLEFKRHVRKGRGQVILTTHSPQLLDYFDADQIRVVDIDNHATKIGALDPAQKESLHEHLLKPGELLTVDPARLEGQLAEVPKA comes from the coding sequence GTGATTCGACGCATCCGCATTCAAAACTATCGCAGCCTAATCGATGTTGATGTGAAACTCGAGCCGTTGACCGTGTTGATTGGCAAGAGTGGCACGGGGAAAAGCAACTTTGTCCGAGCGCTGCGCTGCCTGCGCGATTATTTAATTACCAATACGATTCCGGATTGGTCTTCAACTCGCCCTGCTTGGAAGATTAATTCGCCACTTACTTTTGAGATCGATCTATTTGTAAGCAACCGTAATGTTTCGTACATATTATCGTTAGCTATAAACGGCTCCTCTGCTTCGCAAGGAATACGATTAATTCGAGAAAAATTGACTGTTGATGACAACATAATTTTCTTCCAAGATGGCGACAGGTGGATTGTTCGTCCAAAGCAAGATGTTTACGCAAGCATCGGAACAGCGTGTCTTCGCACGTTGACAGGAGTCCGCGAGGCGACTGTTGCTTTTCTTGCCTTATCTCGCGGTATAGGGTGCTATGATTTTCCGGGAACAGTTTTGGAATCTGGCAAATACCCGAATATTCCTGACGCCTTACTTCGACAGGCAGTTTCGGAAAGCCGGCTAGGTTACTGGGACGACGGGCAGAATCATGTTGCCGCGGCAAGTTCTATGTTCGACGATTTAGATCGCATCGCTGATTGGTCGGCAATAACATCGACAATGAGTTCGCTGAATGGCGAGGTAAAATCACTTGATTTAGAACCCCCTGCGAGAAAAAACATCCGTGTAGGCTACGAAATTGCTGGCAAATCACTTTCCATCGATGTCTCTGAAGAATCCGAAGGGTTCCGCCGATACCTTGCCCATTTGCTCGCGCTGTATCAGACACCCACAAAGCAAACCGTTATCTTCGAGCATCCCGAGAGCGGTATTCACCCGGGAGCCCTCGAAACGCTTTTTCTGGAATTCAAGCGCCATGTCCGCAAAGGACGCGGGCAAGTGATTCTGACTACGCACAGCCCGCAACTGCTCGATTACTTCGACGCGGACCAAATCCGTGTCGTAGACATCGACAACCACGCGACCAAAATTGGCGCTCTTGATCCCGCGCAGAAGGAATCGCTGCACGAACATCTGTTGAAGCCGGGCGAGTTGTTGACCGTTGATCCGGCACGGCTCGAAGGACAACTGGCCGAGGTGCCGAAGGCATGA
- a CDS encoding PQQ-binding-like beta-propeller repeat protein, with protein MRRRLPALALFLLPLAVAPAAEPAKVTHRVLAADQSKGKLAIIGADGAVEWEFVDKHDVHDLHLLPNGNILTHTSPTTTVEINPKKEIVWKYESKPKEGYKGRVEVHAFQRLADGKTMISESGNSRIIEVAADGKIVKEIPLKVARSDAHRDTRMVRKLESGNYLVCQESLGAVREYDDKGEIVWEYKLELGDRPRSGGHGPEGHGVEVYGAVRLPNGNTLIAGGNNNRVLEVTKEGKTVWSVDQKELPGITLAWVTTLQVLPNGNVVIGNCHAGPENPQLIEVTRDKKVVWTFKDFKNFGNSLASAIVLGVEGKVIR; from the coding sequence ATGCGCCGCCGCCTCCCGGCACTCGCCCTCTTCCTGCTGCCCCTCGCCGTCGCGCCGGCCGCCGAGCCCGCGAAGGTGACGCACCGCGTCCTCGCGGCCGACCAGTCCAAAGGCAAGCTCGCCATCATCGGCGCGGACGGCGCCGTCGAGTGGGAGTTCGTCGACAAGCACGACGTCCACGACCTGCACCTGCTGCCGAACGGCAACATCCTCACGCACACCAGCCCGACGACGACGGTCGAGATCAACCCGAAGAAGGAGATCGTCTGGAAGTACGAGTCGAAGCCGAAAGAGGGGTACAAGGGTCGCGTCGAAGTCCACGCCTTTCAGCGGCTGGCTGACGGCAAGACGATGATCTCCGAGTCCGGGAATTCGCGGATCATTGAGGTCGCCGCGGACGGTAAAATCGTGAAGGAAATCCCCCTGAAAGTGGCCCGGTCGGACGCCCACCGCGACACGCGGATGGTCCGCAAGCTCGAGTCCGGGAACTACCTCGTCTGCCAGGAATCGCTCGGCGCAGTGCGCGAGTACGACGACAAGGGCGAGATCGTGTGGGAGTATAAACTCGAACTCGGCGACCGCCCGCGGTCCGGCGGGCACGGCCCGGAGGGGCACGGCGTCGAGGTGTACGGGGCCGTCCGCCTGCCGAACGGCAACACGCTGATCGCCGGCGGCAACAACAACCGCGTCCTCGAAGTGACCAAGGAAGGGAAGACCGTCTGGAGCGTCGACCAGAAGGAACTGCCGGGCATCACGCTGGCCTGGGTGACGACCCTGCAAGTCCTCCCGAACGGCAACGTCGTGATCGGCAACTGCCACGCCGGCCCGGAGAACCCGCAGCTCATCGAAGTGACCCGCGACAAGAAAGTGGTCTGGACGTTCAAGGATTTCAAGAACTTCGGCAACAGCCTCGCCTCTGCGATAGTGCTGGGGGTCGAGGGCAAGGTGATCCGGTAA
- a CDS encoding efflux RND transporter periplasmic adaptor subunit has translation MRYATVFLVVLACSTIRADDPPKADSSKKEFVFDGRFEADAVSIRPLVTGYLTRIPVAEGSVVRAGDVIAEIDPRPYQAKLDRAKAHVEAAIAKTKTATITLDQAKNLAANKVKSANDVAVAQVAADVTTAELEAAKADMTLAQLNLSWTRLTAPSGGRVGRLTSTLGGLLVADEVRPLVTIVDAEQLAVVFYVSEHDLLHFRRDGLDKPKKLTVEVGLSDETGFPHPAEVTFVDTAVNPRTGTIHVRARCENPNGLISPGMSARVRLSVPTAK, from the coding sequence ATGCGTTACGCTACCGTGTTCCTGGTCGTACTGGCTTGCTCCACGATACGGGCAGACGATCCGCCGAAGGCCGATTCGTCCAAGAAGGAATTCGTGTTCGACGGCCGGTTCGAAGCCGACGCCGTGTCAATCCGGCCGCTCGTGACCGGATATCTGACCCGGATTCCAGTTGCGGAAGGGAGTGTCGTCCGGGCGGGCGACGTGATCGCCGAAATCGACCCGCGACCGTACCAGGCTAAACTGGACCGGGCCAAGGCCCACGTCGAAGCGGCGATCGCGAAAACCAAGACGGCCACGATCACCTTGGACCAGGCCAAGAACCTGGCCGCGAATAAAGTGAAGTCGGCGAACGACGTCGCCGTGGCGCAGGTGGCCGCGGACGTGACCACCGCCGAACTCGAGGCGGCCAAAGCCGACATGACTCTGGCCCAATTGAACCTGTCGTGGACACGGCTCACGGCCCCGTCGGGCGGCCGGGTCGGGCGGTTGACCTCGACCCTGGGCGGCCTGCTCGTCGCCGACGAGGTTCGGCCGCTGGTCACGATCGTCGACGCCGAGCAGTTGGCGGTCGTGTTCTACGTGAGCGAACACGACCTGCTCCACTTCCGTCGTGACGGGCTCGACAAGCCGAAGAAATTGACCGTGGAAGTCGGCCTGTCCGACGAAACCGGGTTCCCCCACCCGGCCGAGGTGACGTTCGTGGACACGGCGGTCAACCCGCGGACCGGCACGATCCATGTCCGGGCCAGGTGCGAGAACCCCAACGGGCTCATCAGCCCGGGCATGTCCGCCCGCGTCCGCCTGAGCGTCCCGACCGCGAAGTAA
- the ilvD gene encoding dihydroxy-acid dehydratase — MADTPPRKSLTTTGGPGRAPNRAMLRGVGFQDDDFDKPIVGVASLFSDITPCNSHLDRLARKGIEGVRAAGGVPQIFGAPTVSDGISMGHMGMRYSLVSREVIADSLETVAGAMNHDGLLAFGGCDKNMPGCVMAMARLNIPSVFVYGGSIMPGIGPDGEDVDIVSIFEAVGKFQAGSIDEKKLHKIECASCPGSGSCGGMYTANTMASAIEALGLSLPYGASNPAVTAAKDRESYLAGKALIACVKANLRPRDLITRKSLENAYTFVLALGGSTNAVLHLMAIAREAGVEWTLADFDRVGAKVPHLADLKPGGKYVMFDLYRAGGTPAVMRALLDAGFLHGDCPTVTGKTLAENLADVPSVYAKPQKIVHPIDKPMYASGHIVVLKGNLCPEGGVAKVAGLKVRHITGPAKVFDGEEACAQAIGARKIVPGDVVVIRGEGPVGGPGMREMLSITGALMGQGLGDSVGLITDGRFSGGTHGLVVGHVAPEAWVGGTIALVHDGDSITIDGDQKTLTLHVSDDELAKRRAAWVKPPLRVERGVLAKYARLVHSASEGAVTG; from the coding sequence GTGGCCGATACCCCTCCCCGCAAGAGCCTGACCACCACCGGCGGCCCGGGCCGCGCGCCGAACCGCGCGATGCTCCGCGGGGTCGGCTTCCAGGACGACGACTTCGACAAGCCGATCGTCGGCGTCGCGTCCTTGTTCTCGGACATCACCCCGTGCAACAGCCACCTCGACCGCCTCGCCCGCAAGGGGATCGAGGGCGTCCGGGCGGCCGGCGGCGTCCCCCAGATCTTCGGCGCGCCCACGGTCTCGGACGGCATCTCGATGGGCCACATGGGGATGCGGTATTCCCTGGTCAGCCGCGAGGTCATCGCCGACAGCCTGGAGACGGTCGCCGGGGCGATGAACCACGACGGCCTGCTCGCCTTCGGCGGCTGCGACAAGAACATGCCCGGCTGCGTCATGGCGATGGCCCGGCTCAACATCCCGAGCGTGTTCGTCTACGGCGGGAGCATCATGCCCGGCATCGGGCCGGACGGCGAGGACGTGGACATCGTGTCCATTTTCGAGGCCGTCGGGAAATTTCAGGCCGGGTCAATTGATGAGAAGAAGCTGCACAAGATCGAGTGCGCTAGTTGCCCCGGGTCCGGGTCGTGCGGCGGGATGTACACCGCGAACACGATGGCGTCCGCCATCGAGGCCCTCGGGCTCTCCCTGCCCTACGGCGCCAGCAACCCGGCCGTGACCGCGGCCAAGGACCGGGAATCGTACCTGGCCGGCAAGGCCCTCATTGCCTGCGTGAAGGCCAACCTGCGGCCCCGCGACCTGATCACCCGCAAGTCGCTCGAAAACGCCTACACGTTCGTCCTGGCGCTCGGCGGGTCGACGAACGCCGTCCTGCACCTGATGGCGATCGCCCGCGAAGCCGGGGTCGAGTGGACGCTGGCGGACTTCGACCGGGTCGGCGCGAAGGTGCCGCACCTGGCCGACCTGAAGCCGGGCGGGAAGTACGTGATGTTCGACCTGTACCGGGCCGGGGGCACGCCGGCCGTCATGCGGGCTCTGCTCGACGCCGGGTTCCTCCACGGCGACTGCCCGACCGTGACCGGGAAAACGCTCGCCGAGAACCTGGCGGACGTGCCGAGCGTGTACGCCAAGCCGCAGAAGATCGTCCACCCGATCGACAAGCCGATGTACGCGAGCGGGCACATCGTCGTCCTTAAGGGGAACCTCTGCCCGGAAGGCGGGGTGGCGAAGGTGGCCGGCTTGAAGGTGCGGCACATCACCGGCCCGGCGAAGGTGTTCGACGGCGAGGAAGCCTGCGCCCAGGCGATCGGGGCCAGGAAGATCGTGCCCGGCGACGTGGTCGTGATCCGCGGCGAGGGGCCGGTCGGCGGCCCGGGCATGCGGGAGATGCTGTCGATCACCGGCGCGCTGATGGGCCAGGGCCTCGGCGACAGCGTCGGCCTCATCACCGACGGCCGGTTCAGCGGCGGGACGCACGGCCTCGTGGTCGGTCACGTCGCCCCCGAAGCGTGGGTCGGCGGAACGATCGCCCTCGTCCACGACGGCGATTCGATCACCATCGACGGCGACCAGAAGACCCTCACCCTCCACGTCTCCGACGACGAACTGGCGAAGCGGCGAGCGGCCTGGGTGAAGCCGCCCCTGCGGGTCGAGCGCGGGGTGCTGGCGAAGTACGCCAGGCTCGTTCACTCGGCCTCCGAAGGGGCGGTAACCGGGTAA
- a CDS encoding Flp family type IVb pilin, which translates to MKLVKNVVEFLKKEDGPTAVEYAVMLALIVVVCIAAITAIGTNANSTFSAVGSAIKPATAS; encoded by the coding sequence ATGAAACTGGTCAAGAACGTCGTCGAGTTTCTGAAGAAGGAAGACGGCCCGACCGCGGTCGAGTACGCCGTCATGTTGGCCCTCATCGTCGTCGTCTGCATCGCCGCCATCACCGCGATCGGGACGAACGCGAACAGCACCTTCTCGGCCGTCGGCTCGGCCATCAAGCCCGCCACCGCGAGCTGA
- a CDS encoding Flp family type IVb pilin, with product MLRSVIRFLRAEDGPTAVEYAVMLALIVVVCIVAITAIGKNANSTFSAVGSAIKPATAS from the coding sequence ATGCTGCGCTCTGTCATTCGATTCCTGCGGGCCGAAGACGGTCCGACCGCGGTCGAGTACGCGGTCATGCTGGCCCTTATCGTCGTCGTCTGCATCGTGGCGATCACCGCGATCGGGAAGAACGCGAACAGCACCTTCTCCGCCGTCGGCTCGGCCATCAAGCCCGCCACCGCGAGCTAA
- a CDS encoding DUF1501 domain-containing protein — translation MHTTHPLALLQTRRHFFGRTAAGIGTAALASLLADDRAAAGPEVAPPPRSLAAGGALSVLHAAPKAKRVIYLFMSGGPSQIDLLDYKPKLKDYNGQELPATVRMGQRITGMTSGQKSFPCAAAQFKFARHGKAGTWVSELLPHTAGVVDDIAVIKSVNTEAINHDPAITYIQTGSQQPGRPSLGAWLSYGIGSENKNMPAFVVMISQGSGNKTDQPLFSRLWGSGFLPTQHQGVRFRSGQDPVLYLSNPTGVDAGGRRTMLDAVGELNRMAGESFHDPEIDTRIAQYEMAFRMQTSVPELADLSREDKKTLEMYGVDDKNEDGGFARNCLLARRLAERGVRFIQLMHRGWDQHSSLPGQIRGQCKDVDRPAAALLRDLKQRGMLDDTLVVWGGEFGRTVYSQGALTATNYGRDHHGRCFSVWIAGGGAKGGISYGATDDYSYNVTENPVHIHDLNATLLHLLGIDHTRLTFKFQGRDFRLTDVHGTVVKGVLA, via the coding sequence ATGCACACCACCCATCCCCTCGCCCTGTTGCAGACCCGCCGCCACTTCTTCGGGCGGACCGCCGCCGGCATCGGCACGGCTGCCCTCGCGTCCCTGCTGGCCGACGACCGGGCGGCCGCGGGGCCGGAGGTCGCGCCGCCGCCGCGGTCGCTCGCCGCGGGCGGCGCGCTGTCGGTCCTGCACGCCGCGCCGAAGGCCAAGCGGGTGATTTACCTGTTCATGTCCGGCGGGCCGAGCCAGATCGACCTGCTCGATTACAAGCCCAAGCTCAAGGACTACAACGGGCAGGAACTCCCCGCGACCGTCCGCATGGGCCAGCGGATCACCGGGATGACCTCGGGCCAGAAGTCGTTCCCCTGCGCGGCTGCCCAGTTCAAGTTCGCCCGCCACGGCAAAGCCGGGACGTGGGTGAGCGAGCTGCTGCCGCACACCGCCGGCGTCGTCGACGACATCGCCGTCATCAAGTCGGTGAACACCGAGGCGATCAACCACGACCCGGCCATCACGTACATCCAGACCGGCAGCCAGCAGCCCGGCCGCCCGAGCCTGGGGGCGTGGCTCAGTTACGGCATCGGCAGCGAAAACAAGAACATGCCGGCGTTCGTCGTCATGATCTCCCAGGGGAGCGGCAACAAGACCGACCAACCGCTCTTCTCCCGCCTCTGGGGGAGCGGGTTCCTGCCCACCCAGCACCAAGGCGTCCGTTTCCGGTCCGGCCAGGACCCGGTCCTCTACCTGTCGAACCCGACCGGGGTCGACGCCGGCGGCCGCCGCACCATGCTGGACGCGGTCGGCGAGCTGAACCGGATGGCCGGGGAGTCGTTCCACGACCCCGAGATCGACACCCGCATCGCCCAGTACGAGATGGCCTTCCGCATGCAGACGTCCGTCCCCGAGCTGGCGGACCTGAGCCGGGAGGACAAGAAGACGCTCGAAATGTACGGCGTCGACGACAAGAACGAGGACGGCGGGTTCGCCCGGAACTGCCTGCTCGCCCGCCGGTTGGCCGAGCGGGGCGTGCGGTTCATCCAGCTCATGCACCGCGGCTGGGACCAGCACTCCAGCCTCCCGGGCCAGATCCGCGGCCAGTGCAAGGACGTCGACCGGCCGGCCGCCGCCCTGCTCCGCGACCTCAAGCAGCGCGGCATGTTGGACGACACACTGGTCGTGTGGGGCGGGGAGTTCGGGCGGACCGTCTACAGCCAGGGTGCGCTGACCGCGACCAACTACGGCCGCGACCACCACGGGCGGTGCTTCTCGGTCTGGATCGCCGGGGGCGGTGCGAAGGGCGGTATTTCTTACGGCGCGACGGACGATTACAGTTACAACGTGACGGAGAACCCGGTCCACATCCACGACCTGAACGCGACGCTACTCCATCTGCTCGGGATCGATCACACCCGGCTGACGTTCAAGTTCCAGGGGCGGGACTTCCGGCTGACCGACGTGCACGGGACGGTGGTGAAAGGTGTTCTGGCGTGA
- a CDS encoding GNAT family N-acetyltransferase produces MCDTQKSNIPKNQKRTYFLTCHVFSGLYSAVFVFFLSLLPLARCLHLLGLNAFLIGSGPPPTSSISCSVLAINFGRNLQLFAGVHMPPRLMILGSLSDRRQVAEIRHKFVLEQLPAESLPRVSLQQRRDREDRRTTCVNSPNWPITIVDEGNGGQIKSFLDVQPEPTVQGREHALMMFGITREENRLEGSHGKCVNFAINYFDSAYLRACLPTKTFAASVNPAVSLVRSKGFKGRPWKQVCRVYEENDHSILGQAFWEAYNSQRLPFQFGEANELVLKLADETHLTDLTKLRLELARGLEYETHFERVEMGVLNLIKRDEAARHSSFLLVVMEGDRVVGAVRVSPSYEIWEGMTRLSIRDIVIAKSHQKRGLLPWVFNAAVIAGRMLIHPDAVVNPLTRVIEPLWVDTWLPNERLMRHFQQEVPRLHETGNSFFENV; encoded by the coding sequence GTGTGCGACACACAGAAGTCGAATATTCCTAAAAATCAAAAAAGAACCTATTTCCTGACTTGCCATGTGTTTTCAGGGTTATATTCTGCTGTTTTTGTTTTTTTTCTTTCGCTTTTGCCTTTGGCGCGCTGCTTGCATTTACTCGGATTGAATGCCTTTCTAATCGGGTCGGGACCACCACCGACCTCCTCAATCTCCTGCAGCGTTCTGGCGATCAATTTCGGCCGCAACCTGCAGCTTTTCGCCGGAGTTCACATGCCCCCTCGTCTCATGATTCTCGGTTCTTTGTCCGATCGACGCCAAGTCGCCGAAATCCGCCACAAATTCGTTTTGGAGCAGTTGCCCGCCGAATCGTTGCCGCGAGTTTCCCTGCAACAACGGCGCGACCGCGAAGACCGTCGAACCACGTGCGTTAACTCGCCGAATTGGCCGATTACCATCGTCGATGAAGGTAATGGCGGCCAAATCAAGTCCTTCCTTGATGTCCAACCGGAGCCCACTGTTCAAGGCCGTGAACACGCTCTCATGATGTTCGGTATCACGCGTGAGGAAAATCGGCTCGAAGGAAGTCACGGCAAATGTGTCAACTTTGCCATTAATTATTTCGACTCCGCGTACCTGCGTGCCTGCTTGCCCACAAAGACTTTCGCCGCGTCTGTGAACCCCGCGGTTTCCCTTGTGCGTAGCAAAGGGTTCAAGGGCCGGCCGTGGAAACAAGTCTGTCGTGTTTATGAAGAAAACGATCACAGCATCCTTGGGCAAGCCTTTTGGGAGGCATACAACTCGCAACGGCTCCCGTTTCAGTTCGGTGAAGCAAACGAACTTGTCCTGAAACTCGCAGACGAAACGCACCTGACGGACCTGACCAAACTCCGTCTGGAGCTCGCGCGCGGTTTGGAATACGAGACCCATTTCGAGCGCGTGGAAATGGGCGTCTTGAATTTGATCAAGCGGGACGAGGCCGCTCGACACAGTTCGTTCTTGCTCGTCGTGATGGAAGGCGACCGGGTGGTCGGTGCCGTGAGAGTTTCGCCCAGTTATGAAATTTGGGAGGGAATGACGCGGCTGAGCATTCGCGACATCGTAATCGCCAAATCGCACCAGAAGCGTGGGTTGCTGCCCTGGGTCTTCAACGCCGCGGTGATCGCGGGGAGAATGCTGATCCACCCCGATGCCGTTGTTAATCCCCTGACGCGAGTCATCGAACCCCTTTGGGTCGACACCTGGCTGCCGAACGAACGACTCATGCGGCATTTCCAACAGGAAGTTCCACGGCTCCACGAGACGGGAAACAGTTTCTTTGAAAACGTATGA
- a CDS encoding HD domain-containing protein, translating to MPWVTHLSRAIVLPRYPPTGGGITRLNIRDLPDATCDLLKRVNAPPRLVAHLALVHDAAADLLRALHTRWRNLAIDDAAVLFGAATHDVGKVLHPAELVGSGTAHEQDGPRLLEQLGAPPEWARFARTHGTWKQETSPAVEDLIVALADTCWKGKRNEELEGMLAARIAESQGVDRWEAVAAVDEIVAEIANRADERLAWQNRHPI from the coding sequence ATGCCGTGGGTGACGCACCTGTCTCGTGCGATCGTTCTCCCGCGGTATCCCCCGACCGGCGGAGGAATCACGCGCTTGAACATCCGCGATTTGCCCGATGCCACTTGCGACCTCCTCAAGCGGGTGAACGCTCCGCCCCGGTTGGTGGCACATCTCGCACTGGTCCACGACGCGGCGGCCGATCTCCTCCGGGCCTTGCACACCCGCTGGCGAAACTTGGCGATAGATGACGCCGCCGTCCTCTTCGGCGCGGCCACGCACGACGTCGGCAAGGTGCTGCACCCCGCCGAACTCGTCGGCTCCGGTACAGCCCACGAACAAGACGGGCCGCGGTTGCTCGAACAGTTGGGAGCCCCGCCCGAGTGGGCACGGTTCGCCCGAACGCATGGGACGTGGAAGCAGGAAACGTCGCCGGCCGTGGAAGACCTGATCGTGGCCCTCGCGGACACCTGCTGGAAGGGCAAACGGAACGAGGAACTGGAAGGCATGCTGGCCGCCCGGATCGCCGAGTCGCAAGGGGTAGACAGGTGGGAGGCGGTCGCCGCGGTTGACGAAATCGTCGCGGAAATCGCGAACCGGGCCGACGAGCGACTGGCCTGGCAGAATCGGCACCCGATATGA